The Rhinolophus ferrumequinum isolate MPI-CBG mRhiFer1 chromosome 21, mRhiFer1_v1.p, whole genome shotgun sequence region TGAGTTCAAACCTAGATATGAATCCCATCTATGCTACTCATTGGGCTCAACCTCAGACAGAGGTAACTTATCCTCACTGAATCTCAATTTCCTCGTgtctaaatggaaagaaaattaaataggcTGTCGACTTACCCAAcgtgcctagcacagagtaggtgctcagtatgGTGACTGGGTAAACAGTATATGGGTGAAAAGGGCTATTTGCATCTCTCCCAACtccaccacttcctagctgtggactttgggcaaattacttaatatcTCTAAACcacagtttcttcaactgtagaatggagataatagtacctAACTCCTAGCGTGTTATAAGGATcaagtgagataatatatgtaaatagattaaCTCAATTTAGTACAGGGCAAGCAGCTGCTGTTACCACCATGATCATCCTTCGCCACCTTCACTGCTTATTCTAGTCTGTAATGTCTATAACTAGACTCTAAATGTTGGGGGCAAGTACCTTTGTTTGATTGATCTTCGTCTCCTACACCGAACAGTTCACACGGTGTGCactaaaaaatgtgttattttgtttCCTGACTCTGccaaggaaaaaaagtaaatttcaaattGTGTCCCCCTCCTAGCGTCAGAgaaaggaactacaaccaagggGGCAGCCTTCCTCGCTATTCCATCCGCACGCGAAAGACAGGACTCCTTGGCTCTTGTCTACTACGGGAGATGCTAATAAAGTTTGATTTGAATAAACAAACCATCAGGCACTGCTTTCCGCACAGGAGCTCCTTCCGCCCTCAACCCAGAGTCTAAGCGTCACGCAAGAGGCGGGGCCGACCCTGAGGGGCGGGGCCGGAAGTGATATCACCTCCCTCTGGGGTGAAAGGTTAGGGGAAGAGCggttctttcctttctgctgtAGGCCCCAGTGGCTGCTGTCGGTGAGTAGAGCCCTGGGGAGGGTCTTCCAATCCACCGCCATCCGCAGCCTGGGGGTCGAGTTGCGGGGCGGCGCTGGGCACTTTCAGTTCCTTGGTCTCAGGTGGCTTTGTAGCGGATCATGGCCTGTGAGCAGGGCCCGCAGGACGGGGCCGAGACGGCAGTGCGCGTAGTCTGAAGTTCCGGGCCTTCAGCCTGGGCTCGCGGATGTCTGAGCggccccttcttcctctctgcaGAAATGGGCAAGTTTATGAAACCTGGGAAGGTGGTGCTGGTCCTGGCCGGACGCTACTCCGGACGCAAAGCGGTCATCGTGAAGGTACTCGGCCTCGCGAGCCTCTACGCCCTTGTTTCCAGGGAATCGGGCCGGTTTCGGAATGCCGACAAGCTTGGAATTAAAGAACTAGCTTTGGGACGTGAGCAttgcgggtgggggtgggggtgaatgCATGGGGGTTTTCGGAAgaggaagatggaaaataaaaacaaacgtGAGTTGAATTGGGAACGTAACACAATGCGCCCCTCCACCTGGCCAACGTTGTTGAACGCTTGCTTGGTGCCTGACACATTGCCTACTGCCTTACAGGTGTTTTCATGTCCATTCCTTGAAGTAACCATAGGACATTCCTTTTTAGTGCTAAGGTATAGATGTGTTGAGTAATTCACCCGAGGTCATACAGGTAGTAAGTGCTGCAGCTGGGATTCTGTAAAAAGAGGAGAAATTGTTTCTATTCAAATTGGTTACTTAACATATTTTAGCCCTTCACGATTTGCCTTCTACCTTCGTCTTAGCCTCTAGATGTCCCTAAGCTCTGGCCACACACAGCACTGCTTTTGGCTATTTGGGGCACACTGGTGTACCCctggttccctttcctccatctgcttGAGACTGGTTTCTGGAGTTGGGCTGCCAGCTTTGGAATCCTGCCACTACCCCTTACTAGCAGTGTAGTCGTGGAAGAAGTTAAAAATTGTCAAGTGCCAAGAATCGGTGCTTGGCAGTAGCAGGGGCTtcataaatgttaactgttattttaaaatctcttaccTCCCCGGAACCTTTCAGATACTTCCTGGTGGGACTGCGTACCTTCCATACCCTTACTTACTACTATGGGCATCTAGCATAGCACTTAGTGTCTGCTCTGTGTGGTTTTTCTCTGCAATGGTGGGTCTCAGACCTAGGGGTGGGAGTATCCTTTCTGTACATGCCCTGCCTGTATCGAGCACGGGACCTAATCAGGCCCTCAGTTGATAACCAATGTAATTCTTGCTCATTCAGAACATTGATGATGGCACTTCAGACCGCCCCTACAGCCATGCTCTGGTGGCTGGAATTGACCGCTATCCCCGAAAAGTGACAGCTGCCATGGGCAAGAAGAAAATTGCTAAGAGGTCAAAGATCAAATCTTTCGTGAAAGTTTATAACTACAATCACCTCATGCCCACAAGGTGAGCATTTCAAGCATGGGAATAAaagtggcttttttctttttttccccccaccccccaccctgctgAATAAGGAGACAGCCTTGCACCCATTCCAGAGTGAGGAAGAGACATCGTTTTCAGATCATCACTTACAAAGTGGTTGTGTTTCTAGTCTTGGCCTTTCATCCATCTTGCAGCCACGTTCTTGGTTTTTTTCTGTCGTGATTGTCCTAACTTGGCCAAGCAGGATtgaacagtctcttacatgcttgCTCTTTATCTGTCTCTCTCACCTAAAAATTCTTTGTTGAGTAAAAGTTTGTTTCCATCCACAGTAAACAGAGGCGTAGGAATTGGTCTGCCCTCTTCCACTGTTCTACTCCAGGATAGTTACAGGCTTTCAAAAATGGTGAATAAGTGAAAACAAGTCTCCCTCAGTTCCACTGAACTACCAGACCCTTTGGTTCCTGGCCTTTCAGAATATTGAATATTGCACTGCACATACACTATTTTAGTACGAGGTTTATAAAGGAATAGAAGATTTGAAGGAGTGCTGAACAATAATTGCCGGAATCCAGTAGTGTGTGCCTTAAAGTTCACTGCTGGGACTTCACGTGTGTCACTCTTAGTTTGCTGACCTAAAACAGCAAAGCTGTTTCTCAAGTGCTGGAAAGCGGTGAGATTGGGGCAACTAGCCACCCAGCTTTTGCATTGTCATAATGAGACTCTGGCCCTGCATAGGCAGAACTTGAACAGTATTAAATCCAATGACTCCAAATAGAAAGCTAGCCACCCACCCACCATGATCAAAGTAAAGAAGATCTAATAAAGTGATGGTGCTTAGCTAGAAAATGAGTAGTCAGGAAATTGAGAATGAAGTTTTTCAATGGCTTGAATCTATATAAATGAGTGTTAACATTGTAGATTTTCAAAGAATCTTTGACTTTGGGACAGCTTTTGATGATTGCACCTATGGAGTCAGACTCAGGTACCCCAGTATTCCAGGAGGCCTTGGGTGGTTCTGTGAAGGCCCTGGCAGCAGATGGGCTGATCCTACCTCCCCACCATTGTTCCTAGGTACTCTGTGGATATCCCCTTGGACAAAACTGTTGTCAACAAAGATGTCTTCAGAGACCCTGCTCTGAAACGCAAGGCCCGACGGGAGGCCAAGGTCAAGTTTGAAGAGAGGTAAGTAGGCTTTGGTAGTGGATGTTCCGGTATGGTGTTCTAATTCCTGTGACGGGAATTTTGTCTCTGTTCCTCTTCTCattggtgtcttttttttttccccccttctagGTATAAGACCGGCAAGAACAAATGGTTCTTCCAGAAGCTGCGGTTTTAGATCTTTTTTGTTTCAGTCATTAAAAGTCAAAAAAATATTCCTGTGTCTGCCTGTTGTGTGTATTATTAATTTGGGAAAGGAGAACAGTCATAAAATGAGAGACGGTGGTGGATGAGGGGCTatggagaaatacaaaaataggaaataaaatctaaacCTCTTTGTGAGACTTGAACTATGGTACTTGGCCTGGTGATCTGTTAATGATCTGGCTGCCCTCAACGGGTAAAGTGATCTGTTGAGCTTCCCAAAAGGGCTATCAACTAGGGAACCTGAGCCACCCCTCCTACACCCTCATTGTGACAACGAAAGGACCTGCTTGAGTGGGCACTGGCCACTTTGGATTAAGAACCACTAACCTGAAGTTCTAAACCTTAGCACTGGTGATTGTCAAACCAGAGTACCAGCACCCCACCCTATGGCTTAGATTTAGTTGGTAAGAATTTCTAGCAAATTGTCTGATGACATTGGTGCTTCTCCGATGAGGACTAAATAGGGATGGAGGTCCAGAGGAGCCATTCctcgtaccatgtttccccgaaaataagacctctaatgtgtcctttggagcaaaaatgaacataagacccagtattatgtaagacccggtcttatattaatttttgctctgaaagacgtattagagctgatgtccggctaggtcttattttcggggaaacaataGTACCAGGGAGAGGTACCCAAATGGCCTGGCTAGCTGACTGGCAAGAAGGGGATGATTCAAGGAGCTTGGGATACTTGTGACCCTGTTTTACTAATGAAATAGGCTCTCCAGCTGAGCTGGTTCTAAGTAGATAGGACTAGGATTCAGAGGCCTGTATTTGCCAAGCTTTGCACTTGGTGCACTTCCCACCCAGGATGGTGGAGAAAGGAGTTCAGTAAGTGACTCTTGGTGTAAAAATCTATGTACTTTTCACTTGGCTTCTTTAAGTATTGGGCATCTCCATTGAGACTCCTGTTAAGTAGTTTTTCAGTCACAGATGTAACAGAATTTAAGCCCTCCTTTGACTAAAAATTCAAGTTCTTTCCACTGCCTCAAGGCCCAAGTTCAAATACTGTCCAGGTTTGGATACATGCTTCACTTCTTAGTCATGTAACATTGGGTGAGTTTATATACTTCTGTACTTCGGAAGTTTAgaacctcatctgtaaaatagggaaaatagaACCAGGTTTGTGGGGTTTTGAAGATTGAGCTCAATTCGTGTGAAGTAGAACCAGTATTGGGCATATAACAGCTCTCAACAAATACTATTACAGCTTTGTGAACTTGGAGGGGTTTAATCTGTCctggcatttgtctttgttttatcaATGCATGTGTCCGGCAtcattctgagctccaggaaAACATCCATTAACGAAGCAGACAAAATTCTACAAATGGGCTTTCACTTGGATTGATAGCTGGGAACGAATGGTTGATTGAGACCAGAATTCCGTTTAGTTAGTAGGGAGCTTCTGAGGCCTCATAGCCCGGTGAAGTCAACCTGGAGGCCAGGAAGGCTCCTCCCAGGGGTGGGGAAACCAGCTAGGGGCGTGTGAGCACGGAAGGGCAGGGATTTCGCTGAAATGAAAGTGGAAGCAAAGCCTGCAAGCAGAATAAGGGCGCTGCTGGGGAAGATCGAAGCCCCTCAGAAGGTAGGAGCAAGACTTTAGTCTGTGTCCAGCTCTGAAGCCTCGGCTCTTGCCAACCAGTTTCCAGAACCCATGTCTGCGACTGAAGATACTGTAAGTGAGGAGGAGGGtgttgggagtggggagaagtaGAGGAGCACTCTTGGCTGGGAATCTGCCCTGCCCATCTTTTAAAGCTGATGAGGTCTGGGGAGAAGTGCGGCTGCGATTTCCTCTCCCCTATGAAGTTATACCCATAACCTGTTGTCTCAAAGACAATTCTATAACCTGTACCTCAGGATCCCACGAATTCCTTGTGtgaatgtgcatttttctggaggaaaaaaatccatagtTTTCATTAAATACTTGTAATGGGGTAGTATcaaaaggaaagactgaagaaacGAGAGGGGATGAGATTCATGCATTCAACAGATCTGTGGTTCTGTGACCTAAAAAGTTTAAGAACTGCTCTAATGACAAttctaaacatttaagaaatgctTACACTCTTATCTCCTGAGAGCTCCCCCAACAAATGCTGCTTATACTTCTAAGCTTAACCATGGGCCCTCTTCCGGGTCAGGGGTAAGAAGTGTACCTCCTCTGAGAACTAACCTTCCCCCTGTCTGCTGTGATCCACCACTTCCTGACCCGTGCATGCCCCTACTCATACTAGACTAAGCTCTGTGAGGACTGGTCCCAGTCTACGCTGTTCCCCCTtgatccccagtgcctagcactaCCCGGCAGgcagtagatactcaataaacagCTGTTGAACGAATGAATCTCACCCCCTCTCCAGTTTCTTCAGTCTTTTCCTGTTCTGATACTACCCCATTACAAGTACACTGATCTCTCACTTAGACATTTTCCATTTGTCCCTCAAATATAATAAGAAAGACCACAGGCTCTAGAGCCAACCTGCCTGGTTCCAAATCCTGGTTCCTCCAATTGTGTGGCCCTGGGTAAGTTATTAGCCTCTCTAAAGTTTACAGTCTAAGccccatttccttatctgtaagatgggaatgaTAGTAAAACCCTCACACGAAGATCTACCTGCAAAAATTAAACTAGATAATCTATAAGTTAATACAGTAAAAAGACGTAGCACACTGTTtggcacatactaagtgctcaataTACGTTTGTTATTGTTGATATTATTGCCAACCTTTTCAGAACCCCAGTTCCCCAGGACCATCTTGATTCACCCGCAATTCATGCCTACCTCTCTGCTAAAACTGCTCCTTTAAAGGGCCTTCAcatattaaaaaggaaggaaagtgggTTCAggagacttttttattttttactcacaCCAAATTCACTACTGAGACACAGcctttattaataacattttgttaTCTATCTTCCCAGAGTTTCTAATGCATTTTTATGCATTAATAAATATCCTTATGAATCAACAGAATAGGGAATCATACTTTATATAgctttatattttgcttttttgccTTATtgtgagcatctttccatgtcattaaatgtTCTTCATTAACATGTCTTTTAAttgctataatattttatatttgtttagctATTCCTCTGATGTGggacattttcttattttgttataaacaaggctacaataatcatcTTTGTACGTGAACTTCGGCCATTTACTTATGATAAGCAGGACTATTTTTTTTGTTGCTCAGTTTCGGTGGTCTTTCTCATTCTTCATCTTAGTTGACCTGTTAGCAGCATTTGGCACAGCTGCTGGCTCATCCGCCTCTTCCTTAAAACTCATTCTCCTTTCTTTAcacctctcctctccttcagGTTTCACTAGTCTCTCCTCTGCATTCTCCTTGTTCCCCCTACCTTAGTGTTGGATGCCCCAGAATCAGCTCTTGGACCTCTTCTCTATCTATACCTACCCTCCTTGTTGCTCTCATTTAGTTTTGTGACTTTAAATCTCTCTGCATGGATAATTCCCAATTTATACTCCCAGCCTGAACCTCTTCCCTGAATGCTAGATCGGTAGAGGCAATTGTCACTATGTGTCTCTACTGAGATGTCAGATAAGCACTTCATACCTAACATGTTCAAAACTACCCCTAACTTTCTGCCCCAAATCTCTTCCACTCACAgtcttccttccccacctcaaCCAATGGCTCTCCTTCCCTCCAGTTGCTCAGACCAAAAAGCTTAGTCATCCCagactcctctctttcttccacaCCCTATTTCTGACCCATCAGCAACTTCAGTctatctagaccaggggtgtccaaacttttttcaacatttttcaccaagggccacatgcggtaaaatacacacacagccgggccactcactcgaggtgaagtacgtattgcctcacctggtttatttaagtaaactaaatatg contains the following coding sequences:
- the RPL27 gene encoding 60S ribosomal protein L27; this encodes MGKFMKPGKVVLVLAGRYSGRKAVIVKNIDDGTSDRPYSHALVAGIDRYPRKVTAAMGKKKIAKRSKIKSFVKVYNYNHLMPTRYSVDIPLDKTVVNKDVFRDPALKRKARREAKVKFEERYKTGKNKWFFQKLRF